The DNA sequence TCAACCGTACGTACCTGGCCTTTATCAAGATTGACTTTTCGGTAGTATTTCCCAATACTGCGTTGTAATTCTTCGGTATCTAACGGCTCCAGCTCAATGTTTAGTCCCAAAAGAATTTCCAGTTCCTCCCGCAAGGAGGAGGACGCATTTTGCTTGCTAAACAGATAAAGTTTACCACCATCTACTCGATAGGGTATTACCTGGTAATGCCAAGCTTGCTCCGCAGAAAGTACCTGAAGGGCTTCTGCGCTTATGTTTTCCCATAGTTTCATCGAAGCGCTGTAGTTTTCTCGTGTCGTCGAGGGGTGTTTACGTTATTCTATTGTAAAATGTTTCTTAGAAAAAAATGAAATATTTAATTATCAATATAATTCCTTGGCTTAAAGCCAATCCACTAATTAAAGGTATCGTGAAGTGATCCTTTCGATGTGCTCCCGTTACAACAACAAGGAGCAATGATCCGATCAAGCCAAGCAAATAGCTGGCTAGAAACCAAAAAGAAGAGAGGTAGGAAGCGGTCATTAAAATAAAAACAACATCGCCCCAGCCGAGCATTCCTCCTAGCACATTACGCCAGGAATGCTTTCGTAAAACGAAATAGAGCATCAATAAAAAGAATTGTACGAATAGAAAGCTAAAATTGAACGCCAGATCAGCCCATTGCCAATTAAAATGGATACTGAACCAGCTTATCGCCAAAAAAAGGAATAAGCTCCAAAGAGGAACGGACCGGTGTTTCCAATCTTCCCTGGCCAGGTAAAGAAGTATTGAAATTTGCATAAAGAGCGCTAGCACAGCTAATCTTTTACGATCTCCCGCAAGGTACCGTTATGATCTATTTCCCACTCATTAAAAACACCATCCTGGTCAAAATCTACGACGGCTACTGCTCTAGCGACAAAACTGGTCGGATCAGCACTAGTGATTTGGATAGCGTATTTAGCGTTACCACCCTCTGGGATGGTCTTTTCAGGTTCAAAACCCAATTCCAATAAATCCCCCGTATACTTTACGTGCATCTGGTGGTAAGATCGTTCCAGCTTCTGAATGGTCGTAAGGGCTTGCTGGGCTTCCAAGCTGTGCGTTTTGGCAATCAAGGGCATTAAATTGGGTAATGCAATAAGCATCAAAATACCGATAATGACCAGTACAACCAATAGCTCAGTGAGGGTAAATGCTTTGAGTCGAAAGTCGCGTCGTTTCATTTTTTTTGTTCAAATATATCATATTAAACAAAATAGCACTGCAATTAAAACCGATATTTAACATTTATTCATATAAGTTTTCCACAGAATGTGTTATCTTTATAATCATTAGAAACAATCAGCGCTCTTGTACGTATAATCTCTTTTGCAGATTTAAGATCATCCCAAATGTTTTCGAAAAACTGTTTGTTCTCTCTTCTATTGGGGGTACTGGTCATCAGTAACCTTCCTGCCCAAGGCGGAAAAGTAAATCCTGATCAAATTCAGGCCATTACCATTCAAGATGACACCTCGGTCGTCAGAATGCATGTCTTTTTGGAAGAATCTGACATTAAGCACCGCTTTATCCTTCATTACTATACCTATTACAGGGATAGAATTATCGTCACTCAGGGTAGTCACTTAGGTAGGCTCTTGCACGGGAAATTTCAACGATTCAGCAAGGATATGACCCTCTTGGAAGAAGGCCATTTTGAGTATGGCTTACAAGTCGATCATTGGAAATACTGGCAAGATGGTCAATTATCTCAGATTGCTGAATACAAAAATGGCCAATTACACGGAGATTTTGAGGAGTACGATAGCGAAGGCAGTCTGCAAGCAAAAGCCCAATACAAGAATGGTGAGCTACACGGAGAAAGAGAAATTTACGAACAAGGAACACTCAGCAGCACCGAAAAATACCGTAATGGTGAATTTGTTCCGAGCAAAGAAAAAAAGGCGAACACTGATTCTATTGCAATAACAGAAAATAGACCATCAAGTAAAGAACAAGCTACGCCGGAGATCAGAAAAAGTAGTGACACTCCTACGGAAACAAATGTTCCTAATCGCACACGTACGCGTAGGGGTAATCCCAATGTTGACCAACCTGTTCCGGCAAAAAAATCAGGAGAGGAAGCCAATAATACTTCTGTTTCATCTAATCAAAACCACAAGATTCAGATTTACATCACGGATCAGCAGACTGGGCAAGGGCTCAAGCAAGTGTCTATCAAAATAAGCCAGCTTCAACTTTCAGTAGAAGATGCTTTATTTAAGTTTTTTGGCTATACCGATGAAGATGGCTTGTATCAACTTGATGCCGAAAACCAGGATTACCTGCTCTTCATCACCCATAAAGGGTATAGCCCTTTGCAACTAAGAATTAATGCCGCGCAAAATCAAGACACCTATCTTGTAGAGTTGATTCCCAGGTCCGATTGTGGAGAGCTCAG is a window from the Lewinella sp. LCG006 genome containing:
- a CDS encoding type IV pilin protein, producing MKRRDFRLKAFTLTELLVVLVIIGILMLIALPNLMPLIAKTHSLEAQQALTTIQKLERSYHQMHVKYTGDLLELGFEPEKTIPEGGNAKYAIQITSADPTSFVARAVAVVDFDQDGVFNEWEIDHNGTLREIVKD
- a CDS encoding SPOR domain-containing protein, with translation MFSKNCLFSLLLGVLVISNLPAQGGKVNPDQIQAITIQDDTSVVRMHVFLEESDIKHRFILHYYTYYRDRIIVTQGSHLGRLLHGKFQRFSKDMTLLEEGHFEYGLQVDHWKYWQDGQLSQIAEYKNGQLHGDFEEYDSEGSLQAKAQYKNGELHGEREIYEQGTLSSTEKYRNGEFVPSKEKKANTDSIAITENRPSSKEQATPEIRKSSDTPTETNVPNRTRTRRGNPNVDQPVPAKKSGEEANNTSVSSNQNHKIQIYITDQQTGQGLKQVSIKISQLQLSVEDALFKFFGYTDEDGLYQLDAENQDYLLFITHKGYSPLQLRINAAQNQDTYLVELIPRSDCGELSGTVQPAAKNTAIAGAAVHIKDQRGRLLKSTYSDNLGNFSVCLPCNEAYDIIIESEGYQRLQERVFLSANCIDLPQDVVLYLPSDRPRAQPEYTPARPDTRIAEAEPDNRQATTTANQQRNTAASPFRTVSNEASFFVIAGTFSRRSNAESRLAEVKAAGFNDAQIVKLSDSGYFAVCLGNLDSRGAAAALRQRFESVTQINAYVRDEPF